Within Bos indicus x Bos taurus breed Angus x Brahman F1 hybrid chromosome 2, Bos_hybrid_MaternalHap_v2.0, whole genome shotgun sequence, the genomic segment CTGCAGATTCTTTGGGGCACTCCAGGGCCACCCGCAGAGCTCTCCCAAAGCCTCCATTCCCTATTCATGGACAATCAGTCTTCTCCTGAAAACTCGTACCTTGGTGAGGCACAGCCAGGAGACCCAGGGATCAGGGCTGACCCCTTTACCTGGCCCGGTGTCTTAATCCTCTAACTTTGTCCCAAACCCCATTCTCAGGTCAAGACCATTTGGAGGAAGCAGCAGGAACGTTATTCACTCACATAGATAAAGCCATTAAGAAGCTTCGAGATGGTGAGGAAGCTTAGCATCCTAGGGCCCCAGGGCTTGGGTTAACAAAACCTGATCCTCCAAGGCATTCCCTGAAGACCACTGGCATGTGGTGGGGCAGTGTTGTGAAGGGTGGGATTGGACACAACATCTATCTGTGTGCTGTACAGAATTTCTGTCTGAAAAAACTGGTTTGAATTCCTAATATTAAGAAAGTTAGGTTATTGATTCCACCTACGGAACAGACAGCGAAAAcaccccttccttcctgctccaCCCAGATAAACCATCACTTTTGGAAGAAGTTCGTGTCCTGAAGCAGCAATTTTCCAAGGAGCTGGAGGATGTATCTGAGGGGCTGAAGGACAAGGGTGAGAGGTGGGGCTGGCCCCTGCTCATCACCCAGCCCTTCACTTCCCAGAGTCCTGATGAGACAGAGTCCAATCTGCAGCCCCCTTTGGGCCCTTCCCCTGCCCTTGCCTGGGGCACCTAACCACACTTTCTCGCAGCTGTGATTCCTGCTCacaccccagtccctcccagctctGTCTGCCTCCCCAGAAACTCAGTCTCTCTACCATTTCACCCTCCTGGGCAGCCTGCAATGAGTCCTGTGGTGAGTATTTTGGGGACCAGGTCTgggtgaggggtgaggggcaCCTGACTCGCTCTAAGGCTCCTACCCATTCTCTCTCATAGACATCCGCTCCACATTGGAGGTAATCAGTTGCACCACATGCCAGAAACACTTCCTTACCTGCCAAGACCCTGCTGTCTGCCCAGGTCAGTGGTCAACCAACCATCTTGGCCTCCAGCCTCCCCGCCTCCACTCCAGGTCCGTTGTTGTCTTTGCCTGGAATGTCTTCTTCCTCTGTCTACCCCTGATCCCTTTGTGCTGCCCATCCTCCCTGGGGAactcccaggatgtctggattcCACATGTCCAGCTTCAGAGCCATAGAGCCATCTGCCTCTAGGACATGTTCTCAGGGGGCCTGTCAGGTCCCTAAAGTCAACATGCCTGGGGACATGTCCAAATCCATCTCAACTCCCCCAGATCTACTCTTCCTTCAGGCCCCCTCTCAGCAAATGTCTCACTCAAGTCCTCAACCTCCTAAACCAGGAGTCTCCCTCCCTTACTCAGAGTATGTAGTCACCAGGTCTTGCTAAAGAATTCTTCAACatgttaccatatgatccttcCAACCTCCTCTTCTCAGACAGCCTCACCTCTTACCTGGATTTTGGCAGAATTT encodes:
- the TEX51 gene encoding testis-expressed protein 51, with the protein product MLLLLLSCLLPTTNGKNCLQCWQELPALIDYDLQILWGTPGPPAELSQSQDHLEEAAGTLFTHIDKAIKKLRDGEEVIDSTYGTDSENTPSFLLHPDKPSLLEEVRVLKQQFSKELEDVSEGLKDKDIRSTLEVISCTTCQKHFLTCQDPAVCPGQWSTNHLGLQPPRLHSRSVVVFAWNVFFLCLPLIPLCCPSSLGNSQDVWIPHVQLQSHRAICL